DNA sequence from the Candidatus Saccharibacteria bacterium genome:
TGACAAAGACAATCACGCAGTCGATATACAAAATATAGTACTAAATACCAAAACGCAGCTAACATCCCGTGATTGGCGCATGGTGTATGTCGACGGCGAAAAAATCAATCTTTACGCCAGTATTGCACCGGTTCGTCTTGGTTTTGGTAAAAAAGGTATGCGAGGCCACGTAGTGCTGCTGCGTGATATTACTCGTGAGAAATCTCTAGAAGAAGAACGGGATGAATTTATTGGTGTTGTAAGTCATGAGCTGCGAACACCAATTTCTATTGCCGAGGGAAACATTGGCAACGCCGAGTTTTTGTATGCTAAATCATCAACTAAAGATCCAGTAGTCGTCGAGGCTCTAAAACAAGCTCATACGCAAATAACATTTTTAGCCGGACTAATTAACGATTTATCGACTTTATCACGTGCAGAACGCGGTAAATTGCAGGTAGAAGTAGAATCGGTTAATGCTCACGATCTGGTTGTCGAGCTTTGTCAAGCATACACTAAGGATGCCGAGAAAAAAGGCTTAAATATCACTACAGACATAGATCCTCACCTAGAACTATTAAAAACAAGCAAGTTATACCTGCGTGAAATACTCCAAAATTTTATAACAAACTCCATAAAATACACCGAACAAGGCAGTGTTACAATTGGAGCTCGATCCAAGGAAAAGGGTGTAGAATTTAGTGTTTCTGACACTGGTATCGGCATAAGTAAGACAGACAAAGAAAAGATTTTTGATAAGTTCTTTCGTAGCGAAGATTATCGTACCCGTGCCAATAGCGGAACTGGGCTGGGTTTATATGTAACAATGAAGCTGGCTCGTTTGATTCATGCTGAAATTAACATGGAGAGTGAACTCAACCAGGGTTCTACGTTTACTATTTTTGTACCAGATCTAAGTTAGCCTGTCCGCTTTGGTATCTTGGGAAGATGCGGGATGGCAGTCATGACAGGTATGCATACGTTTCGGTCTTTCCATTTAACCTCACTAAATTCATACCTAAACATAGACAAATGAGCTATATATATTTCGGTAATGACCGCAATAGGAAAGTTTATAAGTGCAACGGCAACACTTGCAGGATTGCTAACCACCATAATCAAATAATGAACGCTGATATAAACTGCACAAGCAAGCAGTGCCAGCCAATGATAAGCACCGAAACCAGTTATCACTCCAGACAACATATACAAGAACGGGAAGACTACACCAATGGCTTGTATAGCTGTAACAATACAAATAAATTCAGGGCGCTGCTTTACTTGAGGGTAGCGCATTCGAACAGCAGTTTGTAGTTGCTGCTCGACAGTTTTAACTGTACGAAGGTTTAATGATTCGTTCGCCCGCATAAATGAATATTTGCCGGTTTTAGCAATCTCACGTGCAAAAAATCCTTCGGGTAAAATTGACTGGCGTACTCCCTGAAACCCTCCGAGCTTTTTGGCGACCCGGCGTCGAACTGCCCAGCAGGTACTTAATACCGGCGGACGGTTTTTGTAGCTTCTCGGTAGAGCTAACTCCCACCAGTAACGGAGTGGCTGGATGAATGATGTCCTGACACCTCCACCTATTCTGAGCGGCATAACACTGATCATATCTCGCCCGTTTTCAATGAATGAATCGACAAGATTTCGTATGGCACTAGAGCCAAACCGAACATCAACGCCACAAAATACTACAATTTCACCAGTAGCCTCATCTAGTAATTTGTCATAGGCCTGATTCTTGGCAAGCCACCCA
Encoded proteins:
- a CDS encoding ATP-binding protein, producing MLQDSNLPTQNPNDAELERERLVSLINSMADGVIAVDEQAQILVTNGAALNILDVNSSLVGKPLAEVLNIIDKDNHAVDIQNIVLNTKTQLTSRDWRMVYVDGEKINLYASIAPVRLGFGKKGMRGHVVLLRDITREKSLEEERDEFIGVVSHELRTPISIAEGNIGNAEFLYAKSSTKDPVVVEALKQAHTQITFLAGLINDLSTLSRAERGKLQVEVESVNAHDLVVELCQAYTKDAEKKGLNITTDIDPHLELLKTSKLYLREILQNFITNSIKYTEQGSVTIGARSKEKGVEFSVSDTGIGISKTDKEKIFDKFFRSEDYRTRANSGTGLGLYVTMKLARLIHAEINMESELNQGSTFTIFVPDLS
- a CDS encoding glycosyltransferase family 2 protein codes for the protein MVFVIFGLSAAFELLISSTPKAWRYRRILLIPAISFLGLWTGMSYVSAGYAFWLAICFISAYRMFNLLRIAKERHPQARLYKSTRQTSYTLVTLQLGILVFIETIVSHISSVDLLVILLSSQIIAGIALLAITSWNIFETNHRKASTHLTDKQLPTVTVAIPARNETPDLSACLESILANNYPKLEILVLDDCSQDQTAAIIKDFAHDGVRFINGEEPAFGWLAKNQAYDKLLDEATGEIVVFCGVDVRFGSSAIRNLVDSFIENGRDMISVMPLRIGGGVRTSFIQPLRYWWELALPRSYKNRPPVLSTCWAVRRRVAKKLGGFQGVRQSILPEGFFAREIAKTGKYSFMRANESLNLRTVKTVEQQLQTAVRMRYPQVKQRPEFICIVTAIQAIGVVFPFLYMLSGVITGFGAYHWLALLACAVYISVHYLIMVVSNPASVAVALINFPIAVITEIYIAHLSMFRYEFSEVKWKDRNVCIPVMTAIPHLPKIPKRTG